The Phycisphaeraceae bacterium genome segment ATGGCGACGATCGAGCGCGACATCCTCGTGCCCACCGTCGATGCCCTCAGGCGCGACGACATCGACTACCGGGGCGTGCTCTACGCCGGGCTGATGCTCACCCCCGGCGGCCCCAAGGTGCTGGAGTTCAACTGCCGCTTCGGCGACCCGGAATGCCAGCCGCTCATGGCCCGGCTCAAGGGCGACCTGATCGAAATCCTCTGGGGCACCGCCGCTGGTTCGCTCGACCGCGTCGAGATCGAGTTCGACCCGCGAGTCGCCTGCACCGTGGTGATGTGCTCGGGCGGCTACCCCGGCGAGTATCGCAAGGGGCTCCCGATCAAAGGATTGGAGGAGGCCGAGGCGCTGCGGGACGTGAAGGTGTTTCATGCGGGCACCCGGCGGGAGGACGGCGAGATCGTCACCGCCGGCGGGCGCGTCCTCGCCGTCACCGCCCTGGGCGACGACCTGCGCTCCGCACGCGACCGGGCTAACGAGGCCTGCGGGCGGATTCACTTCGATGGCGCGTTCTTCCGCCGCGACATCGGACACCGCGTGCTGTAGCACCGGAGAGGAACAAGCGGGGGAGCCAGGGCGCCGGGCGGATCACTTCGATCCGGGCGCGGATGCCCGGACGCGCACGACCGGCGGCTGGTCATCGGCGGCGGTCCCCTATACTCACGCCCGATGCCAGCAAGCGCCCCGATGTCGCCTGTATCCTGCGATCCCGTCACGTTGCTGCAGGACGCCTTCCGCCGCGCTGCTGTGGTCGCGCTGGGACCGGAGTTCGGCGACGCGGACCCCCAGGTCCGGATCAGTCAGAACCCGCAGTTCGGCGACTTTCAGGCCAACCTGGCGATGGGGCTGGCGAAGCAGCTCGGCGCCAGGCCGCGCGACATCGCCATGAAGTTGGCGGGGGCCGCCGATCCGCTCGTCGCCGACATCGCCCAGCCGCTGGAGGTGGCGGGTCCGGGGTTCATCAACGTGCGGCTGAAGCCCGAGGCGCTGGGGGAGCTGCTGGGGCGGATGACGGAATGCGATCTCGGCGTCGAGCCGGCGCCCGACACGCATCCCGTCGTGGTGGACCTGTGCGGCGTGAACGTGGCCAAGCAGATGCACGTGGGGCACCTTCGCTCCACGATCATCGGCGACGCGCTGGCGCGTCTCTTCGAGCGGCAGCGACGACGGGTGATCCGGCAGAACCACCTGGGTGACTGGGGGCTCCAGATCGCGATGGTGCTGCACCGGTTGCGCGAGTCCGGCGCGGATCTCGACTGCCTGGACATCGCCGCGCTGGAGCGGGCCTACCGCGCCGCCCAGGCCGACTGCCGCGATGATGAGGCGGGACTGGCGGCGGCGCGCCGGGGACATGCGGGACCGCATCGAATCGTGGAACTGGAGGCCCAGAACGACGGCGCCGCGGGCGTCATGGTCGGCGTCAAGCGAACGCTCATCCGCCTTCAGCAGGGCGACCCCGAGGTGGTGGCCGACTGGCAACGACTGATCCGCGTCACCATGCGGGCGGTGTATGAGACGGTCGCCATGCTCGGCGTGGACCTCGACGAGTCCAGCGAGCGCGGCGAATCGTTCTACCGGGACCGCCTCGCCGACGTGGTCGGCGCCTTCGAACGCGCCGGCCTGGCCCGGCACGATGACGGCGCCGTGGTCGTGCCGTTTTCCGATCGGGACCGGCCCCTGCTGATCCGCAAGTCCGACGGCGGCTACCTCTACGCCACCACCGATCTGGCCGCCATCCATCACCGCGTCCGTGAGCTCGGCGCGGGCCGCGTCATCTACGTGGTCGATGCCCGCCAGCGCGACCACTTCCGCGACGTGTTCGACGCGGTGCGGCTGATCGGCTGGGATATCACCCCCGACGGCGCGCGGGCGGAACTGATCCACGTGCCCTTCGGCGCGGTGCTGGGCGAGGACCGACGCCCGCTCAAGACCCGCTCCGGCGAGAACATCACGCTCAAGGAACTGCTCACCGAGGCGATCGAGCGCGGCACGCGCGAGGTGACGGCCCGGGCCGCCGACCCCGCCGCCCCCACGCACGGGCTGTCGCCGTCGGAACTCCAGTCCATCGGGCGCGCCGTCGGCATCGGGGCGGTCAAGTACGCCGACCTGTCGGGCGACCTCTCGCGCGACTACGTGTTCAACTTCGACCGGATGATCGCCTTCGAGGGCGACACCGGGCCGTACATCCAGTACGCCCACGCGCGGGTGTGCTCGATCTTTGCCCGGGGCGGGGTGGAGCCGTCGGATCTCGCCGCCGCGCCGATCCTGATCCGC includes the following:
- the argS gene encoding arginine--tRNA ligase, with amino-acid sequence MSPVSCDPVTLLQDAFRRAAVVALGPEFGDADPQVRISQNPQFGDFQANLAMGLAKQLGARPRDIAMKLAGAADPLVADIAQPLEVAGPGFINVRLKPEALGELLGRMTECDLGVEPAPDTHPVVVDLCGVNVAKQMHVGHLRSTIIGDALARLFERQRRRVIRQNHLGDWGLQIAMVLHRLRESGADLDCLDIAALERAYRAAQADCRDDEAGLAAARRGHAGPHRIVELEAQNDGAAGVMVGVKRTLIRLQQGDPEVVADWQRLIRVTMRAVYETVAMLGVDLDESSERGESFYRDRLADVVGAFERAGLARHDDGAVVVPFSDRDRPLLIRKSDGGYLYATTDLAAIHHRVRELGAGRVIYVVDARQRDHFRDVFDAVRLIGWDITPDGARAELIHVPFGAVLGEDRRPLKTRSGENITLKELLTEAIERGTREVTARAADPAAPTHGLSPSELQSIGRAVGIGAVKYADLSGDLSRDYVFNFDRMIAFEGDTGPYIQYAHARVCSIFARGGVEPSDLAAAPILIREPSERALALHLLRYGPVVRAVADSLEPHRLCTYLHDLAEAYSAFYQACPVLKAEDDSIRRSRLRLCGLTRDVLRDGLNLLGIDAPQRM